One window from the genome of Carassius carassius chromosome 15, fCarCar2.1, whole genome shotgun sequence encodes:
- the cbx3b gene encoding chromobox protein homolog 3b: MRKKQNVKNRKAEETTVVQEFSVEKIIRRRVNDGKVEYYLKWKGFTDAENTWEPEDNLDCPELIEEFLRNLTVSGETEQEGCQSLDLEVQPKQELSELDADMAHQQPQEELTERGIEEVDDHNAEIPAGQSSKPEPDCIIGCTDQQGELMFLIKWKNTDDVALLSAGETSKRWPEMVIRFYEDKLTWHGEDEQ; encoded by the exons ATGAGGAAAAAGCAGAATGTGAAAAACAGAAAAGCAGAGGAGACAACAGTTGTCCAAGAGTTTTCAGTGGAAAAAATCATCCGCAGAAGAGTCAACGATGGAAAAGTTGAATACTATCTAAAGTGGAAAGGCTTCACGGA TGCAGAGAATACCTGGGAGCCAGAGGACAACCTGGATTGTCCCGAGCTGATAGAGGAGTTTCTCAGAAACCTAACTGTCTCAGGAGAGACTGAACAAGAGGGGTGTCAGTCTCTAGACCTGGAGGTCCAGCCCAAGCAAGAGTTATCTGAGCTGGATGCCGATATG GCTCACCAGCAGCCTCAGGAGGAGCTCACTGAGAGGGGAATTGAGGAGGTTGATGATCACAATGCTGAGATCCCAGCAGGCCAATCCAGCAAACCAGAACCAGACTGCATCATCGGATGCACTGACCAACAAGGAGAGCTCATGTTCCTCATCAAGTG GAAAAACACAGATGACGTGGCTTTACTGTCAGCCGGAGAGACCAGTAAAAGGTGGCCTGAGATGGTGATCCGCTTTTACGAGGACAAGCTGACCTGGCATGGAGAAGACGAGCAGTGA
- the snx10b gene encoding sorting nexin-10B: MRKVFSSILGLMQEFTGVWVRDPRIQKEDFWHAYMDYEICIHTNSLAFTKKSSCVRRRYSEFVWLRKKLQKNAMLITHLPKLPPKNPFFSLNNARQIGARMEGLRKFLEEVVHSPVLLSDSCLHLFLQSQLSVKKIEACAEGQSRYTVSEAIHSFSSGIKRFESQSEESMEEEDDTQCESE, encoded by the exons ATGCGCAAGGTCTTTTCCAGCATTCTTGGACTTATGCAGGAGTTCACTGGCGTGTGGGTGAGGGATCCTCGCATCCAGAAAGAGGATTTCTGGCATGCTTACATGGATTATGAAATCTGTATACAT ACAAACAGTTTGGCCTTCACTAAGAAGAGTTCCTGTGTGCGGCGGAGATACAGCGAGTTTGTGTGGCTAAGAAAAAAGCTACAGAAAAATGCTATGCTCAT AACACATCTACCCAAACTTCCTCCAAAAAACCCATTCTTCAGTCTCAACAATGCCAGACAGATCGGAGCCCGTATGGAAGGGCTCAGGAAATTTCTAGAAGA GGTGGTTCACAGCCCCGTGCTGCTTTCGGACAGCTGCTTACATCTCTTCCTACAGTCCCAACTAAGTGTGAAAAAAATCGAGGCCTGTGCTGAAGGCCAAAGTCGCTACACTGTCTCTGAGGCCATTCACAGTTTCAGCTCAGGAATCAAACGCTTTGAATCTCAGTCTGAAGAGAGCATGGAGGAAGAGGATGATACACAGTGTGAATCAGAGTGA